Proteins encoded in a region of the Elaeis guineensis isolate ETL-2024a chromosome 7, EG11, whole genome shotgun sequence genome:
- the LOC105032223 gene encoding uncharacterized protein: MAAEVNNTPGGWPLGLERLTIRLRAMETSSQAVVTTPDSLHMRSESFSSYLSSELDTESTISFFQDRSITLGSLIGIRPGDGNLRFARSILPEEMGSDPTRDLTPDSMEQHETMISCCVCVPLVSTILIGRTTSRC, from the exons ATGGCCGCAGAG GTGAATAATACACCAGGTGGTTGGCCACTGGGACTGGAGAGGTTGACCATAAGACTCAGGGCCATGGAGACCTCCTCACAAGCTGTTGTCACAACACCAGACTCACTTCACATGCGATCAGAGAGCTTTTCCTCGTACTTATCCTCTGAACTTGACACTGAG TCCACGATATCTTTCTTTCAAGACCGTAGCATTACTTTGGGCAGTTTAATTGGGATAAGGCCTGGAGATGGAAATCTTCGCTTTGCCAGATCAATTCTTCCTGAAGAGATGGGGAGTGATCCAACTAGAGATTTGACACCAGATTCCATGGAGCAGCATGAAACAATGATTTCATGTTGTGTTTGTGTTCCATTAGTCTCAACTATTCTTATAGGGAGGACCACTTCAAGATGCTAA